A genomic window from Helicobacter suis HS1 includes:
- the pyrF gene encoding orotidine-5'-phosphate decarboxylase: protein MMQLCLALDLDNKRACLDLLKQLQGLNLWVKLGLRGFIREGPQFIQEIKNLGFRIFLDLKLHDIASTMQKAALECAKLGVEMITLHASAGSEALVGVVEKMRALKKAPLLMGVSILTNLEQSQVEQIYHASLQDQVLHLAQICFKSGLDGVVCSVFESKAIKQATSTRFLTLTPAIRPFTYSLDDQKRVGNLEDAKRALADFIVIGRPIYNDSNPLQITTKILEKIGD, encoded by the coding sequence ATGATGCAGCTGTGTTTGGCGCTAGATTTAGATAATAAGCGCGCATGTTTAGATTTATTAAAACAACTTCAAGGGTTAAATCTGTGGGTAAAATTAGGTTTAAGGGGGTTTATCCGCGAGGGGCCACAGTTTATTCAAGAAATTAAAAACTTGGGCTTTAGAATTTTTTTAGATTTAAAATTACATGACATCGCCTCTACTATGCAAAAAGCCGCTTTAGAGTGTGCTAAATTAGGCGTAGAAATGATCACTTTACATGCCAGTGCTGGGAGTGAGGCGCTAGTAGGCGTGGTAGAAAAAATGCGCGCGTTAAAAAAAGCCCCTCTTTTAATGGGGGTGAGTATTTTAACGAATTTAGAGCAATCTCAGGTAGAACAAATTTACCATGCCTCTTTACAAGATCAAGTTTTACACCTTGCACAAATCTGTTTTAAAAGTGGTTTAGACGGCGTGGTGTGCTCTGTATTTGAGAGTAAGGCGATCAAACAAGCTACTAGTACGCGCTTTTTAACTCTGACCCCGGCTATTCGCCCCTTTACATATTCTTTAGACGATCAAAAACGGGTGGGTAATTTAGAAGATGCTAAGCGCGCTTTAGCTGATTTTATTGTCATTGGCCGCCCTATTTATAACGATTCTAACCCCCTACAAATCACCACCAAGATTTTAGAAAAGATAGGAGACTAG
- the panC gene encoding pantoate--beta-alanine ligase has product MQFCTKGSDLISFRGQEIGFVPTMGALHSGHASLIQKARAQNKIVIVSIFVNPTQFGPHEDFNQYPRTLQADLELCEDLGVSAVFAPEPTEIYPFKQKITLQPPPSLLGFEADARPHHFEGVLQVVLKLFNLVRPKRAYFGRKDAQQLLIIQHMVADLFLEIEIVPCEIVRDSDGLALSSRNVYLSQEERQSALKLPQALMRIKKAISAGQNHSANLIQLGLEVLEGLKVHYLSICDHYLTPLDQIKPTKTLILCAIQVGAVRLLDNLWV; this is encoded by the coding sequence ATGCAGTTTTGTACTAAGGGGAGTGATCTTATTAGTTTTAGAGGCCAAGAAATTGGATTTGTACCCACAATGGGGGCTTTACACTCCGGACATGCTAGTTTAATCCAGAAGGCTAGGGCGCAAAATAAAATCGTGATTGTCTCTATCTTTGTTAACCCGACCCAATTTGGCCCCCATGAAGATTTCAACCAATATCCTAGAACGCTGCAAGCTGATTTAGAACTCTGTGAAGATCTAGGGGTAAGTGCTGTTTTTGCCCCAGAACCTACAGAAATTTATCCTTTTAAACAGAAAATCACACTCCAACCGCCCCCCTCTTTACTAGGCTTTGAAGCTGATGCGCGCCCACATCATTTTGAGGGCGTTTTACAGGTGGTGCTTAAACTCTTTAATCTAGTGCGCCCTAAGCGGGCGTATTTTGGACGCAAAGATGCCCAACAGCTTTTAATTATCCAGCATATGGTGGCTGATTTATTTTTAGAGATAGAAATTGTACCTTGTGAGATTGTACGCGATTCTGATGGACTAGCTTTAAGCTCGCGCAATGTGTATTTGAGCCAAGAGGAGCGCCAAAGCGCGCTTAAACTCCCTCAGGCCTTAATGCGCATAAAAAAGGCTATTAGTGCGGGGCAAAATCATAGCGCTAACTTAATTCAGCTAGGTTTAGAAGTTTTAGAAGGGCTGAAGGTACATTACTTAAGTATCTGTGATCACTACTTAACACCCTTAGATCAAATAAAACCAACAAAAACCCTTATTTTGTGCGCGATTCAAGTGGGGGCTGTGCGGTTATTAGATAATTTATGGGTGTGA
- a CDS encoding type II toxin-antitoxin system HicB family antitoxin: MLLNAIIEKDEFGYFAYVPTLQGCMTQGKTYEEILKNIKEAIELYLESLRADELALISNKNTAIVPIEVAFNG; this comes from the coding sequence ATGCTTTTAAACGCCATTATTGAAAAAGATGAGTTTGGGTATTTTGCCTATGTTCCCACCTTACAAGGTTGCATGACGCAAGGAAAAACTTACGAGGAAATTCTAAAAAACATAAAAGAGGCTATTGAGCTTTATTTAGAAAGTTTGAGAGCTGATGAATTAGCCCTCATTTCTAATAAAAATACGGCAATAGTTCCTATTGAAGTGGCTTTTAATGGCTGA
- a CDS encoding type II toxin-antitoxin system HicA family toxin gives MADLPRLTAKEAERLLLQNGFTLARQKGSHKIYIKGKIRQVLPFHSGKILHPL, from the coding sequence ATGGCTGATCTGCCTAGACTCACTGCAAAAGAAGCTGAAAGATTGCTATTACAGAATGGTTTTACTCTTGCTAGGCAAAAAGGTAGCCATAAGATATATATAAAAGGTAAGATCAGACAAGTTTTGCCTTTTCATTCTGGTAAAATTTTACACCCCCTATAA
- a CDS encoding porin family protein, whose amino-acid sequence MLLTLSNATSNQENQKNQTIQDVTNSINGIIKGLQALETASSWPFNGVWTQSQYNQAINAGINATGVTTSCMTDSTCKNSKQTLDQIAKDLSDAQYRNLSPCLYHVKNCPLSTQTPEEKLTDLTQTMEWFSWMAALVSNNSTERTELINDYKTFLSLLSQQTYKNFQQLFPTTSQAMQPAPTFTTPNTLSFNYQNFANAIKAVDTTRTSLVPMMTSFNRFNKPYANRSYNGSLLLGYQSFFSKHFGYSIQGSVGYGYIGSPLFKMQYFGVNALRNLQDVSINLGADLYWDFNAPKNNTAAFYGLFVGLSGGSMNYDLSAQSDIWRASYDFDLDLGLRFQFGANIFKVGVDIPLLKHNINWQIEMAGHAPINFEMQQGVQSSGFFIQYDRIILWRASSFWATIHRHLKKRHRIEHIYDPYRF is encoded by the coding sequence ATGTTGCTAACTCTTAGTAACGCGACAAGCAATCAAGAAAATCAAAAAAATCAAACTATACAAGATGTAACCAACAGTATTAATGGCATCATTAAAGGTCTACAAGCTTTAGAAACCGCTAGTTCTTGGCCATTTAATGGAGTTTGGACACAATCTCAATATAACCAAGCGATTAATGCAGGGATAAATGCAACCGGAGTAACCACCAGCTGTATGACGGATAGTACTTGTAAAAATTCAAAACAGACACTTGATCAAATAGCCAAAGATTTAAGTGATGCCCAATATAGAAATCTTAGCCCATGCCTCTATCATGTTAAAAATTGCCCCCTCAGTACACAAACTCCAGAAGAGAAGCTAACAGACTTAACGCAAACTATGGAATGGTTTAGTTGGATGGCTGCTTTGGTGTCTAATAATTCTACAGAAAGAACAGAGTTAATAAACGATTACAAGACTTTTCTTAGTTTGTTGAGTCAACAAACTTATAAGAATTTTCAACAACTATTCCCCACCACCTCCCAAGCTATGCAACCCGCCCCCACTTTCACCACTCCTAATACTTTAAGTTTTAACTACCAAAACTTCGCCAATGCCATTAAAGCAGTAGACACCACAAGAACTAGTTTAGTGCCTATGATGACAAGCTTTAATCGCTTTAATAAACCCTATGCTAATAGAAGTTATAACGGCTCGCTCTTGCTTGGCTACCAGTCTTTTTTTAGTAAACACTTTGGTTATTCTATTCAAGGTAGCGTAGGCTATGGCTATATAGGAAGCCCGCTTTTTAAAATGCAATACTTCGGTGTTAATGCGCTTAGAAACTTACAAGATGTATCCATTAATCTAGGCGCTGATTTGTATTGGGATTTTAACGCCCCAAAGAATAATACCGCCGCATTTTATGGGCTTTTTGTGGGTTTATCTGGCGGGAGTATGAATTATGATCTAAGCGCGCAAAGTGATATTTGGCGTGCTTCTTATGATTTTGATTTAGATTTAGGTTTGCGTTTTCAGTTTGGGGCTAATATTTTTAAAGTCGGGGTAGATATTCCTTTGCTAAAACATAATATTAACTGGCAAATAGAAATGGCAGGGCACGCGCCAATTAATTTTGAAATGCAACAAGGCGTGCAAAGTAGCGGGTTTTTTATCCAATATGATCGCATCATTTTATGGCGCGCCTCTAGTTTTTGGGCAACTATTCACCGCCACTTAAAAAAGAGACATAGAATTGAGCACATCTACGACCCGTATAGATTCTAA
- a CDS encoding NAD(P)-dependent alcohol dehydrogenase gives MIPAKGFAIFSKDGKFQEHRFNRHALGKNDVLIDIHYCGICHSDIHAAYSEWGEGIYPMIPGHEIVGIVTAVGSHVHKFKVGDRAGVGTFVNSCKQCSNCLNHHEVLCEHGKTVHTYNCPDYFHNNEPHMGGYSNCIVVDEDYVIRVPSDAPFEKIAPLFCAGITTYSPLKFAQVKEGTKVGIAGFGGLGHMAFKYALAMGAEVSVFARSESKKEMAMDMGAKHYYSSVKDAKHANLDFILSTIPTSYDLTDYVRCLAYGGELAIVGLPPFNVMPTISIAQLVFDPNKKVYGSLVGGIKETQEMLDFSILHNIYPEIKLVEGKDIDQVFYDLTHSNALFRHSDIMLGGGGTMNLESCYCGIESFYSMPFVD, from the coding sequence ATGATACCAGCCAAAGGTTTTGCCATTTTTTCTAAAGACGGGAAGTTTCAAGAACATCGCTTCAACCGCCACGCTCTGGGTAAAAATGATGTGTTAATTGATATTCACTACTGCGGGATTTGCCATAGCGATATCCATGCGGCTTATAGCGAATGGGGGGAGGGGATTTATCCGATGATCCCCGGGCATGAAATTGTAGGGATTGTAACCGCTGTAGGCTCTCATGTGCATAAATTTAAAGTAGGCGATCGCGCTGGAGTGGGTACTTTTGTCAATTCTTGTAAACAATGTTCTAATTGTTTAAACCACCATGAAGTACTTTGTGAGCATGGAAAGACTGTTCATACTTATAATTGTCCGGATTACTTCCACAACAACGAACCCCACATGGGCGGGTATTCTAATTGTATTGTGGTAGATGAGGATTATGTGATTAGAGTACCTAGTGACGCGCCCTTTGAAAAAATCGCACCTTTATTTTGCGCCGGGATCACCACTTATTCGCCTTTAAAATTTGCACAAGTCAAAGAAGGCACTAAAGTAGGCATTGCCGGTTTTGGCGGATTAGGACATATGGCATTTAAATACGCTTTAGCTATGGGAGCTGAGGTAAGCGTGTTTGCAAGAAGTGAATCTAAAAAAGAAATGGCAATGGATATGGGCGCTAAACATTACTATAGCTCTGTTAAAGACGCCAAACATGCTAATTTAGATTTTATCCTCTCTACAATCCCAACTAGCTATGATTTAACAGATTATGTTCGTTGTTTGGCTTATGGCGGGGAATTAGCCATTGTAGGTTTGCCTCCCTTTAATGTGATGCCAACTATTAGCATTGCCCAACTTGTTTTTGATCCGAATAAAAAAGTTTATGGCTCTTTGGTAGGCGGAATCAAAGAAACCCAAGAAATGCTAGATTTTTCTATTTTGCACAACATCTACCCTGAAATTAAATTAGTTGAGGGTAAAGATATTGATCAAGTTTTTTACGATCTAACTCACTCTAATGCTTTATTTAGACATAGCGATATAATGCTAGGCGGAGGGGGGACGATGAATTTAGAAAGTTGTTATTGTGGCATAGAAAGTTTTTACTCTATGCCCTTTGTGGATTAG
- a CDS encoding DUF354 domain-containing protein — translation MIWLDIIDPKQALFFKELLPLLQTEVLITTRSSPNYQETCALLDLYNMPYLCFGGRGESLEQKYIERLRRSRWFLKLFAKKRPDLLLVGASVEAVQSAFALQIPIAYFLDTPSLGSKPNNKQTIMPPTKLAKLSAPLADVIFAPFIVPLEAYKLAGAQEVIFYPFIDPVLWLKEPSEIDFRKTCGLNCKRPTLLLRQEEQAHYVFTPTTLFYESIPVLNELDVNLVILPRYSAKPLKKAFNHLKNVIILEQKFSASNLYAHSDIMLGGGGTMNLESCYCGLPTLSLRSLWLYHDHYLLKHQLMAHAKTLPEVLHFVQNALLPYQNQDVNTVRKSIQAKNHARAKKVFIKGAVNFDFLFKAPLLAQYFGR, via the coding sequence TTGATTTGGCTAGATATTATTGATCCTAAACAAGCTTTATTCTTTAAAGAATTACTCCCCTTATTGCAAACAGAAGTTCTTATTACAACCCGCAGTAGCCCTAATTACCAAGAAACCTGCGCGCTTTTAGACCTTTATAACATGCCTTATTTATGTTTTGGTGGGCGGGGGGAAAGTTTAGAGCAAAAGTATATAGAGCGCTTGAGGCGTAGCCGTTGGTTTTTAAAGCTTTTTGCCAAAAAGCGCCCGGATTTATTGCTAGTGGGTGCAAGTGTAGAGGCTGTGCAAAGTGCCTTTGCTTTACAAATCCCTATTGCCTACTTTTTAGACACCCCAAGCTTAGGCTCTAAACCCAACAATAAACAAACGATCATGCCACCTACAAAACTAGCTAAACTCAGCGCCCCCCTAGCAGATGTGATCTTTGCTCCTTTTATCGTGCCTCTTGAGGCTTATAAATTAGCCGGTGCGCAAGAGGTGATCTTTTATCCCTTTATTGATCCGGTGTTGTGGTTAAAAGAGCCTAGTGAGATAGATTTTAGAAAAACCTGTGGTTTAAATTGTAAGCGCCCCACTCTTTTATTGCGCCAAGAAGAACAAGCCCACTATGTATTCACCCCCACAACCCTATTTTATGAAAGTATCCCCGTTTTAAATGAATTAGATGTTAATTTGGTAATCCTCCCACGCTACAGCGCTAAACCTCTTAAAAAAGCCTTTAATCATCTTAAAAATGTGATCATTTTAGAACAAAAATTTAGCGCCTCTAATTTATACGCCCATAGCGATATAATGCTAGGCGGAGGGGGGACGATGAATTTAGAAAGTTGTTATTGTGGTTTGCCTACTCTGTCTTTACGCTCTTTATGGCTCTACCATGATCATTACCTACTCAAACACCAATTAATGGCACACGCTAAAACTCTGCCTGAAGTCCTTCATTTTGTCCAAAATGCTTTATTGCCCTATCAAAATCAAGATGTAAATACAGTCCGCAAGAGTATCCAAGCAAAAAACCACGCTAGAGCTAAAAAAGTTTTTATTAAAGGCGCGGTTAATTTTGATTTTCTATTCAAAGCCCCTTTATTAGCCCAGTATTTTGGTAGATGA
- a CDS encoding 5'-methylthioadenosine/adenosylhomocysteine nucleosidase, whose product MPTFKTIGVMGAMQEEITPLLEIFSQHRAEKVGNNTFYIISFKNTTLILAYSKIGKVHAATTASIMILRYGVEALIFSGVAGGLATDLEINDLILATKLCQADVDLSAFGHPLGFIPESSVFVESDKTLNALARGVARSLNIELKEGIVATCDQFVNNPEVKQTWNQIFGAAVVEMEGASMACICRDFNIPFCVLRSVSDKANGEAPADFDLFLHESAKISAHFVYTMLERLAESL is encoded by the coding sequence ATGCCTACTTTTAAAACCATTGGAGTTATGGGAGCGATGCAAGAGGAGATCACCCCGCTTTTAGAAATATTTAGCCAGCATAGAGCAGAAAAAGTAGGCAATAACACTTTTTACATTATCTCTTTTAAAAACACCACCCTAATTTTAGCCTATAGTAAAATTGGTAAGGTACATGCCGCAACAACGGCTAGCATTATGATTTTACGCTATGGTGTAGAGGCGCTTATTTTTAGCGGAGTAGCGGGGGGTTTGGCTACTGATTTAGAAATTAATGATCTAATCTTAGCTACCAAACTTTGTCAAGCAGATGTGGATTTAAGCGCCTTTGGGCATCCTTTAGGTTTTATCCCTGAGAGTAGCGTATTTGTAGAAAGTGATAAAACTCTGAATGCATTAGCTAGAGGCGTGGCGCGTTCTTTAAATATAGAGCTTAAAGAGGGCATAGTGGCCACTTGCGATCAATTTGTAAACAATCCTGAAGTAAAACAAACATGGAATCAAATCTTTGGTGCGGCTGTGGTGGAAATGGAGGGAGCTAGCATGGCTTGTATTTGCCGGGATTTTAATATCCCTTTTTGTGTACTTAGAAGTGTGAGTGATAAGGCAAATGGGGAAGCCCCCGCTGATTTTGATCTCTTTTTACATGAAAGCGCTAAGATTAGCGCTCATTTTGTATACACCATGTTAGAAAGATTAGCAGAATCGCTTTGA
- a CDS encoding Bax inhibitor-1/YccA family protein: MALYNRSQVETSFHAEQSETVLVDFVKTTYKFFAGSLLLATIGALIGLMHFGVVVQYKWAFFIGEIAAFFGLMFTRRMPTVNLLMLFAFAFLSGITLVPLLGFVIARSGASAIWQALGMTTIIFGIMSVYAIKTKSDLANMGKMLFIAVIVVLVASLINLFLGSPLMQVAIAGVSVILFSLFIAYDTQNIIRGLYESPIEAAVALYVDFLNVFVSLLQIMGIMGGRDD, translated from the coding sequence ATGGCATTGTATAACCGTTCGCAGGTGGAAACTTCTTTCCATGCAGAACAAAGTGAAACAGTCTTAGTTGATTTTGTTAAAACGACCTATAAGTTCTTCGCCGGCAGCCTTCTTTTGGCTACCATTGGCGCGCTAATAGGGCTGATGCATTTTGGTGTTGTTGTCCAGTATAAGTGGGCTTTCTTTATTGGTGAAATTGCCGCCTTTTTTGGGCTGATGTTTACCCGCAGAATGCCCACTGTTAACTTGCTAATGCTCTTTGCCTTTGCTTTCTTATCTGGTATCACTCTAGTACCTCTCTTAGGGTTTGTGATTGCTAGATCAGGAGCAAGTGCTATTTGGCAGGCTTTAGGCATGACAACTATTATATTTGGCATCATGAGCGTGTATGCGATTAAAACCAAAAGCGATCTAGCTAATATGGGCAAAATGCTCTTTATTGCTGTGATTGTTGTTTTGGTGGCCTCTTTGATTAACTTGTTCTTAGGTTCTCCTCTCATGCAAGTGGCTATTGCCGGAGTGAGTGTGATTCTCTTTAGCCTTTTTATTGCCTATGACACCCAAAACATCATTAGAGGTCTTTATGAAAGCCCTATAGAAGCCGCTGTGGCTTTGTATGTGGATTTTCTAAATGTCTTTGTTTCGCTCCTACAAATCATGGGTATTATGGGTGGTCGCGACGACTAA
- a CDS encoding type I glyceraldehyde-3-phosphate dehydrogenase, whose translation MRVAINGFGRIGRCVARILLSRYAGTLALINDPADREVLTYLFEHDSVHGVYRPEVSLEGEKLCVGDSCVLFKQCQNPQDLDLLGIDILLETSGKFNTYEDLEVFRQKGAKKVILGAPFAPSASDLAKKATFVLGVNHFAYKKQDIISNASCTTNALAPLCMLLDTHFGIESALLTTIHSYTKGQALVDGVLGTDKRRSRAAANIIPTTTRSAMALYYVLPNLEGKIHGRSVRVPTIDVSMVDLSVYLQKETDTQTLLTLFKEASQSNLKGILEVDSAYKVSSDLVGNEASCVVIEDMIFSLGRHVKIMAWYDNEWAYAKRLVDLALYTGNAGGE comes from the coding sequence TTGAGGGTTGCAATTAATGGTTTTGGTAGGATTGGTCGTTGTGTGGCTCGGATTTTACTTTCTAGGTATGCGGGGACTTTGGCGCTTATTAATGATCCAGCAGATAGAGAGGTTTTAACCTACTTATTTGAGCATGACAGCGTGCATGGGGTTTATAGGCCGGAGGTATCTTTAGAGGGGGAAAAACTTTGTGTGGGGGATAGTTGCGTACTTTTTAAGCAGTGTCAAAATCCACAGGATTTAGATCTTTTAGGGATAGATATTCTCTTAGAGACTTCGGGGAAATTTAACACCTATGAGGATTTAGAGGTTTTTAGGCAAAAGGGGGCTAAAAAAGTGATTTTAGGCGCGCCCTTTGCACCCAGTGCCTCAGATTTAGCTAAAAAGGCTACTTTTGTATTAGGGGTTAATCACTTTGCTTACAAGAAACAAGATATTATCTCTAATGCCTCTTGTACCACTAATGCCCTCGCGCCTCTTTGCATGCTTTTAGATACGCATTTTGGGATAGAAAGCGCTTTACTCACCACCATTCATAGCTACACAAAAGGACAAGCCCTTGTTGATGGGGTTTTAGGCACGGATAAACGCCGTAGCCGCGCTGCTGCTAATATTATCCCAACCACCACTAGATCGGCTATGGCTCTTTATTATGTTCTGCCTAATCTTGAGGGGAAAATACATGGCCGTAGTGTGCGCGTACCGACTATAGATGTTTCTATGGTGGATTTAAGTGTGTATTTACAAAAGGAAACGGATACCCAAACACTTCTCACACTTTTTAAAGAGGCTAGCCAATCTAATCTTAAGGGCATTTTAGAAGTAGATAGCGCTTATAAAGTGAGTAGCGATCTTGTGGGCAATGAGGCTAGTTGTGTGGTGATAGAAGACATGATTTTTAGTCTAGGTAGGCATGTTAAGATCATGGCGTGGTATGATAATGAATGGGCTTATGCTAAACGGCTAGTAGATTTAGCCCTTTACACGGGGAATGCAGGCGGTGAGTAA
- a CDS encoding type IV secretion system protein, protein MDSKEQDLLKEQLFHELYLKIQENQAKLEQEIASKIESLALSHLDLNSVFRIERRNSAMAYKLVVLLSLISLALTVALIILLPLKQTQHHFIDFANQDKHYAIIQRADANLASNEALVRSLVGQYILNRESINHIDDQNRYEVVRLQSNSSVWHVFESLVASKNSIYTAPKMDRDIHIVNIALLKHSKNQNIAHVQIVAKLFDAGQLIQQKRYNIVLSFTFLPPPSFDTTMMPKNPTGFQVSRYSVTEMQDLKTLKP, encoded by the coding sequence ATGGATTCTAAGGAGCAAGACCTCCTCAAAGAACAACTTTTTCACGAATTGTATTTAAAAATCCAAGAGAATCAAGCCAAATTAGAACAGGAAATAGCTAGTAAGATTGAAAGTTTGGCTTTATCACACCTAGATTTAAATAGTGTGTTTCGGATTGAAAGACGCAATAGTGCTATGGCTTATAAACTTGTGGTGCTATTAAGTCTGATTAGTTTAGCTTTAACCGTTGCGTTAATTATTCTCTTGCCTCTTAAACAAACCCAGCACCATTTTATTGACTTTGCTAACCAAGATAAACACTATGCCATTATCCAAAGAGCTGATGCAAATTTAGCCAGTAACGAAGCTTTAGTGCGTTCATTAGTAGGCCAATACATTTTAAACCGCGAATCTATTAACCACATTGACGATCAAAACCGCTATGAAGTGGTGCGTTTACAAAGTAACTCGTCAGTTTGGCATGTTTTTGAAAGTCTAGTCGCCTCTAAAAATAGCATTTACACCGCCCCTAAAATGGATCGCGATATTCATATCGTCAATATTGCCTTGCTTAAACATTCTAAGAATCAAAATATCGCCCATGTACAAATTGTGGCTAAACTCTTTGATGCGGGGCAATTAATCCAGCAAAAGCGCTATAACATCGTGCTTAGCTTTACTTTTTTGCCCCCGCCTTCTTTTGATACAACCATGATGCCTAAAAACCCTACTGGCTTTCAAGTCAGCCGCTACAGCGTAACTGAAATGCAAGATCTAAAAACCCTCAAACCCTAA
- the gatB gene encoding Asp-tRNA(Asn)/Glu-tRNA(Gln) amidotransferase subunit GatB yields the protein MFETIIGLEVHAQLNTKSKIFCSCPTSFKDAPNSNTCPVCLGLPGALPVLNIEAVRKAIAFGTAIHATINQNSVFARKNYFYPDLPKAYQISQFELPIVSRGYLDIQTEAGAKRIAIERAHLEEDAGKNIHSPQYSQVDLNRAGTPLLEIVSCPDMRSSSEAISYLKKLHSIVCFLDICDGNMQEGNFRCDANVSIRPKGEEKLYTRVEIKNLNSFKFIQKAIDYEVARQIEAFERGTYEKEVVQETRLFDTSKGITQSMRNKEGSADYRYFPDPDLKPLFIPVELMQEAQNIKELPEAKKERYVKVLGLKAEEADILVSSLEMANYFEAMLEQGASAKGSFTWLSVELLGRLQGEQSLQDSPIESQVLAHLVRLIDSKHISGKAGKEILDTLMEQKVACVADIEQIIAKHNLAQMGDKEVILKAIKTILEANPDKVKDYKGGKEKLLGFFVGQVLKNLKNANPAMVNSLLKEELA from the coding sequence ATGTTTGAAACCATTATCGGGTTAGAAGTACACGCCCAGCTTAATACTAAGAGTAAAATATTTTGCTCCTGCCCTACTAGTTTTAAAGACGCCCCTAATAGTAACACATGCCCCGTGTGTTTAGGGCTACCCGGAGCCCTGCCTGTGCTCAATATTGAGGCAGTAAGAAAAGCCATTGCCTTTGGCACAGCCATTCATGCAACAATCAATCAAAATAGTGTTTTTGCCCGTAAAAACTATTTTTATCCCGATCTGCCCAAAGCCTATCAAATTTCTCAGTTTGAATTACCCATTGTGAGTCGCGGATATTTAGACATACAAACAGAAGCGGGAGCAAAGCGTATTGCTATTGAGAGGGCGCACTTAGAAGAAGATGCGGGGAAAAATATCCATAGCCCACAGTATTCACAAGTGGATTTAAACCGCGCAGGCACGCCGCTTTTAGAGATTGTGAGTTGCCCGGATATGCGCAGTAGTAGCGAGGCAATTAGCTATCTTAAAAAATTGCATAGCATTGTGTGCTTTTTAGATATTTGTGATGGCAATATGCAGGAGGGTAATTTTAGATGCGATGCTAATGTCTCTATCCGCCCCAAAGGGGAGGAGAAACTCTATACCCGTGTAGAGATTAAAAATCTCAATAGCTTTAAATTTATCCAAAAGGCTATTGATTATGAGGTAGCACGCCAAATAGAGGCCTTTGAGCGCGGGACTTATGAAAAAGAAGTGGTGCAAGAAACCCGTTTATTTGATACAAGTAAAGGCATCACCCAATCCATGCGCAATAAAGAAGGTTCAGCAGATTATCGCTATTTTCCCGATCCAGATTTAAAGCCCCTTTTTATCCCAGTAGAACTGATGCAAGAGGCGCAAAATATTAAAGAACTCCCTGAAGCTAAAAAAGAGCGCTATGTCAAAGTTTTAGGGCTTAAAGCTGAGGAGGCTGATATTTTGGTGAGTAGTTTAGAAATGGCTAATTATTTTGAGGCGATGTTAGAGCAGGGGGCTAGCGCTAAGGGGAGTTTTACTTGGCTAAGTGTGGAACTTTTAGGCCGTTTGCAAGGCGAGCAGAGTTTGCAAGATAGCCCTATAGAATCGCAAGTTTTAGCCCATTTAGTGCGCCTAATTGATAGTAAGCATATTTCAGGCAAGGCCGGCAAAGAAATTTTAGATACACTGATGGAGCAAAAGGTAGCTTGTGTGGCAGATATTGAGCAGATCATTGCTAAGCACAATCTAGCCCAAATGGGGGATAAAGAGGTGATTTTAAAGGCTATTAAGACGATTTTAGAGGCTAATCCGGATAAGGTTAAGGATTATAAGGGCGGTAAAGAAAAACTTTTAGGGTTTTTTGTTGGGCAGGTGCTTAAAAATCTGAAAAACGCTAATCCGGCGATGGTTAATAGCTTGTTAAAAGAGGAATTAGCCTAA